A section of the Pygocentrus nattereri isolate fPygNat1 unplaced genomic scaffold, fPygNat1.pri scaffold_74_arrow_ctg1, whole genome shotgun sequence genome encodes:
- the LOC119263023 gene encoding uncharacterized protein LOC119263023 isoform X2, which translates to MASSAASSSAAASAEQPRSRNFLLCPICKKTHWSLPVHLRRSCMRTSSEADILAVVESAKRAVSNLLRTGRVWEYSLLSRIMQSPDTIGRMIEELESRGNAVVGIPTEAPTAAVPAVPDVPVEAPAESSSESSGELYQCPDTTKQGTSLRERMASLGYYKKHSLDHDLLVSFAKFLQFDMSNENFKQEVENVARFLYFMDPQQASLLFVRQHEKSREYFLKLSEAGLSKQTVQNYIKSVKRFLKFHTGSTDLCFTDRVLHEDCKNYISFLDNIQMATSKQVSKETTRKRFDTFQEGVLSSTQVTAVLAAAKKDFLAVIGKLHAGECSPGHQLTLTELQLVLYYLEAIVILDHAQRPGVVEHMTVTEWISRRRDDTRPGFVVVSTQVATFVLTQEQEMWFDLYFSEVRPVMLGKKRKRVEDDDETDERFFISSTGKAIYNASNDLERLHKKYQVPKVTSQMARRAYETATKELSDVQKTKVAGYLTHSTATAEKHYRMKEIGSAVDAFLILRNLRGDSDSDQSDTPRGSSAYLTDQAAYDKLLRSYPVTLDGVPPNRSQRKSLAGEYERYCYDRWRSEQLERRVQHVLEHFARRLPSESRVKAWIEKQGWSANLPDAASIVQQWKPSGGIDVAMDSVVLQKFTK; encoded by the exons ATggcttcttctgctgcttcttcttctgctgctgcttctgctga GCAACCTCGCAGTAGGAACTTTCTCCTGTGTCCTATTTGCAAGAAGACTCATTggagccttccagttcacctCAGACGATCCTGCATGAGGACCTCGTCAGAAGCTGACATTCTGGCTGTGGTGGAATCTGCCAAGAGAGCTGTCAGCAATCTGTTGCGCACTGGTCGTGTCTGGGAGTACTCTCTCCTCAGCAGGATCATGCAGAGCCCTGATACTATTGGCAG GATGATCGAGGAGCTGGAGAGCAGAGGAAACGCTGTGGTTGGCATCCCAACTGAAGCCCCGACTGCTGCTGTTCCAGCTGTTCCTGATGTTCCTGTCGAGGCTCCGGCTGAGTCCAGCTCAGAAAGCTCTGGGGAACTCTATCAGTG ccctGATACAACCAAGCAGGGAACTTCCCTTAGGGAGAGGATGGCAAGTTTGGGCTACTACAAGAAGCACTCGCTAGACCATGATCTCCTTGTCAGCTTCGCAAAGTTTCTACAGTTTGACATGTCGAACGAAAACTTCAAACAGGAG GTGGAGAATGTTGCAAGGTTCCTGTACTTCATGGACCCTCAGCAGGCCAGTCTCCTGTTTGTGCGACAGCATGAGAAGTCCCGAGAGTATTTCCTCAAGCTCTCAGAGGCCGGACTCAGCAAGCAGACGGTACAGAATTACATCAAGAGTGTTAAAAG GTTCTTGAAGTTCCACACGGGCAGCACTGACCTGTGCTTCACGGACAGAGTTCTGCACGAGGACTGCAAGAACTACATCTCATTCCTGGACAACATCCAGATGGCAACTTCAAAACAAGTCAGCAAGGAGACGACCAGGAAGAG ATTCGACACCTTCCAGGAGGGTGTTCTCTCTTCAACGCAGGTCACTGCCGTGCTGGCCGCTGCCAAGAAAGACTTCCTGGCTGTCATTGGGAAGCTGCATGCGGGAGAGTGCTCTCCAGGCCATCAGCTGACCCTGACAGAGTTGCAGCTGGTCCTCTATTACCTAGAGGCCATTGTGATTCTGGACCATGCCCAGCGGCCTGGAGTTGTTGAGCACATGACT GTCACGGAATGGATCAGCCGAAGGAGAGATGACACTCGTCCTGGTTTCGTTGTGGTTTCCACTCAGGTGGCCACCTTTGTTCTTACCCAGGAGCAGGAGATG tggtTCGATCTCTACTTCTCGGAGGTGCGCCCAGTCATGCTGGGAAAAAAGAGGAAGCGCGTTGAGGATGACGATGAGACTGATGAGAGGTTCTTCATTTCCTCCACTGGCAAAGCCATCTACAACGCCTCCAATGACCTGGAGCGGCTGCACAAGAA ATATCAGGTGCCGAAGGTGACCAGCCAGATGGCCAGACGGGCATATGAGACAGCAACGAAGGAGCTGTCCGATGTCCAAAAGACGAAGGTGGCCGGCTACCTCACCCACTCTACGGCCACAGCAGAGAAGCACTACCGGATGAAGGAGATAGGCTCAGCGGTAGATGCTTTCCTGATCCTGAGGAATCTCCGGGGTGATTCAGA TAGTGACCAGAGCGACACACCCAGGGGTTCCTCGGCATACCTGACCGACCAAGCTGCTTATGACAAGTTGCTCCGGTCATATCCAGTGACGTTGGACGGGGTGCCACCCAACCGCTCTCAGCGAAAATCCCTGGCAGGGGAGTATGAACGCTACTGCTATGACCGCTGGCGTAGCGAACAGCTCGAGCGTCGGGTGCAGCATGTTCTTG AGCACTTTGCCCGTAGACTGCCCTCTGAGTCCAGAGTCAAGGCCTGGATTGAGAAGCAAGGGTGGTCTGCAAACCTTCCAGATGCTGCATCCATCGTTCAGCAGTGGAAGCCATCTGGGGGCATCGATGTTGCAATGGACAGTGTTGTGCTGCAGaagtttacaaaat GA
- the LOC119263023 gene encoding uncharacterized protein LOC119263023 isoform X1 gives MASSAASSSAAASAEQPRSRNFLLCPICKKTHWSLPVHLRRSCMRTSSEADILAVVESAKRAVSNLLRTGRVWEYSLLSRIMQSPDTIGRMIEELESRGNAVVGIPTEAPTAAVPAVPDVPVEAPAESSSESSGELYQCPDTTKQGTSLRERMASLGYYKKHSLDHDLLVSFAKFLQFDMSNENFKQEVENVARFLYFMDPQQASLLFVRQHEKSREYFLKLSEAGLSKQTVQNYIKSVKRFLKFHTGSTDLCFTDRVLHEDCKNYISFLDNIQMATSKQVSKETTRKRFDTFQEGVLSSTQVTAVLAAAKKDFLAVIGKLHAGECSPGHQLTLTELQLVLYYLEAIVILDHAQRPGVVEHMTVTEWISRRRDDTRPGFVVVSTQVATFVLTQEQEMWFDLYFSEVRPVMLGKKRKRVEDDDETDERFFISSTGKAIYNASNDLERLHKKYQVPKVTSQMARRAYETATKELSDVQKTKVAGYLTHSTATAEKHYRMKEIGSAVDAFLILRNLRGDSDSDQSDTPRGSSAYLTDQAAYDKLLRSYPVTLDGVPPNRSQRKSLAGEYERYCYDRWRSEQLERRVQHVLEHFARRLPSESRVKAWIEKQGWSANLPDAASIVQQWKPSGGIDVAMDSVVLQKFTKCKIAVK, from the exons ATggcttcttctgctgcttcttcttctgctgctgcttctgctga GCAACCTCGCAGTAGGAACTTTCTCCTGTGTCCTATTTGCAAGAAGACTCATTggagccttccagttcacctCAGACGATCCTGCATGAGGACCTCGTCAGAAGCTGACATTCTGGCTGTGGTGGAATCTGCCAAGAGAGCTGTCAGCAATCTGTTGCGCACTGGTCGTGTCTGGGAGTACTCTCTCCTCAGCAGGATCATGCAGAGCCCTGATACTATTGGCAG GATGATCGAGGAGCTGGAGAGCAGAGGAAACGCTGTGGTTGGCATCCCAACTGAAGCCCCGACTGCTGCTGTTCCAGCTGTTCCTGATGTTCCTGTCGAGGCTCCGGCTGAGTCCAGCTCAGAAAGCTCTGGGGAACTCTATCAGTG ccctGATACAACCAAGCAGGGAACTTCCCTTAGGGAGAGGATGGCAAGTTTGGGCTACTACAAGAAGCACTCGCTAGACCATGATCTCCTTGTCAGCTTCGCAAAGTTTCTACAGTTTGACATGTCGAACGAAAACTTCAAACAGGAG GTGGAGAATGTTGCAAGGTTCCTGTACTTCATGGACCCTCAGCAGGCCAGTCTCCTGTTTGTGCGACAGCATGAGAAGTCCCGAGAGTATTTCCTCAAGCTCTCAGAGGCCGGACTCAGCAAGCAGACGGTACAGAATTACATCAAGAGTGTTAAAAG GTTCTTGAAGTTCCACACGGGCAGCACTGACCTGTGCTTCACGGACAGAGTTCTGCACGAGGACTGCAAGAACTACATCTCATTCCTGGACAACATCCAGATGGCAACTTCAAAACAAGTCAGCAAGGAGACGACCAGGAAGAG ATTCGACACCTTCCAGGAGGGTGTTCTCTCTTCAACGCAGGTCACTGCCGTGCTGGCCGCTGCCAAGAAAGACTTCCTGGCTGTCATTGGGAAGCTGCATGCGGGAGAGTGCTCTCCAGGCCATCAGCTGACCCTGACAGAGTTGCAGCTGGTCCTCTATTACCTAGAGGCCATTGTGATTCTGGACCATGCCCAGCGGCCTGGAGTTGTTGAGCACATGACT GTCACGGAATGGATCAGCCGAAGGAGAGATGACACTCGTCCTGGTTTCGTTGTGGTTTCCACTCAGGTGGCCACCTTTGTTCTTACCCAGGAGCAGGAGATG tggtTCGATCTCTACTTCTCGGAGGTGCGCCCAGTCATGCTGGGAAAAAAGAGGAAGCGCGTTGAGGATGACGATGAGACTGATGAGAGGTTCTTCATTTCCTCCACTGGCAAAGCCATCTACAACGCCTCCAATGACCTGGAGCGGCTGCACAAGAA ATATCAGGTGCCGAAGGTGACCAGCCAGATGGCCAGACGGGCATATGAGACAGCAACGAAGGAGCTGTCCGATGTCCAAAAGACGAAGGTGGCCGGCTACCTCACCCACTCTACGGCCACAGCAGAGAAGCACTACCGGATGAAGGAGATAGGCTCAGCGGTAGATGCTTTCCTGATCCTGAGGAATCTCCGGGGTGATTCAGA TAGTGACCAGAGCGACACACCCAGGGGTTCCTCGGCATACCTGACCGACCAAGCTGCTTATGACAAGTTGCTCCGGTCATATCCAGTGACGTTGGACGGGGTGCCACCCAACCGCTCTCAGCGAAAATCCCTGGCAGGGGAGTATGAACGCTACTGCTATGACCGCTGGCGTAGCGAACAGCTCGAGCGTCGGGTGCAGCATGTTCTTG AGCACTTTGCCCGTAGACTGCCCTCTGAGTCCAGAGTCAAGGCCTGGATTGAGAAGCAAGGGTGGTCTGCAAACCTTCCAGATGCTGCATCCATCGTTCAGCAGTGGAAGCCATCTGGGGGCATCGATGTTGCAATGGACAGTGTTGTGCTGCAGaagtttacaaaatgtaaaatagctgtaaaatga